The following proteins are co-located in the Stigmatella aurantiaca genome:
- a CDS encoding polyketide synthase dehydratase domain-containing protein: MSAYEPQLGNVSVEQGTWRFERAMDIQTDPYLLDHVVEGLPVLPAAYLLGLMTQAAHRMLPHRTVRGVRNVRFVQAARFKGHRSLQLTVTAEPVETEPDRISVVISSRMAPPRGGSPYILRTHASGEVLMGEPEERAARFQRIDFAGAADYAELYALPKEIRHGPAFLAGVCYRHRSPDQLLAAVASPGRPQRGWQGAPDTPGWPSTLLNAVLHVGFSLGVLSRARTLLPLEIEAADLYAVPQGPVQVFARRKSTQDSRQSLHVVSWDERGRPVGVFRGFALQEVP; this comes from the coding sequence ATGAGCGCTTACGAGCCGCAGTTGGGCAATGTCTCCGTGGAGCAAGGAACGTGGCGCTTTGAGCGCGCCATGGATATCCAGACGGATCCCTACCTGCTGGACCATGTCGTCGAGGGGTTGCCGGTACTTCCCGCCGCGTACCTCCTGGGGCTGATGACGCAGGCGGCCCATCGCATGCTGCCGCACCGGACGGTGCGGGGCGTGCGCAACGTGCGCTTCGTCCAGGCCGCACGCTTCAAGGGCCACCGCAGCCTCCAGCTCACGGTCACCGCGGAGCCCGTGGAGACGGAACCGGACCGGATCTCCGTCGTCATCTCGTCCCGCATGGCTCCGCCCCGGGGGGGTTCGCCGTACATCCTCCGGACGCATGCCTCCGGCGAGGTGCTGATGGGCGAGCCGGAAGAGCGCGCCGCGCGGTTTCAGCGGATCGACTTCGCCGGTGCCGCGGATTACGCGGAGCTCTATGCCCTTCCCAAGGAGATCCGGCACGGGCCGGCCTTCCTCGCGGGCGTCTGTTACCGGCACCGCTCACCGGATCAGCTGCTCGCGGCCGTCGCCTCTCCCGGCCGGCCCCAGCGCGGTTGGCAGGGAGCCCCGGACACACCCGGGTGGCCCTCTACGTTGCTCAATGCCGTCCTCCACGTGGGGTTCTCCCTGGGCGTGCTGTCGCGCGCGAGAACCTTGCTCCCCCTGGAGATCGAGGCCGCGGATCTCTATGCCGTTCCCCAGGGCCCGGTGCAGGTCTTCGCCCGGCGGAAGAGCACCCAGGACAGCCGGCAGTCTCTCCACGTGGTCTCCTGGGATGAGCGGGGGAGGCCCGTCGGGGTCTTCCGGGGTTTCGCACTACAAGAGGTCCCCTGA
- a CDS encoding 4'-phosphopantetheinyl transferase family protein has translation MSLPGGPHITLAVVPQPLVRQAWESNPQGTLATVLTQAELAVSGMHRMPERRVAHLAGRVAAKSALLHQLQLGGVPLAAHDLGLCQIMAGPEQGRPMAQLPPGCPACDVSITHSHELAVASTTEGGRVGVDLERVRPRGPGFLEDVFTAAEQDWLMHCQRLHGRTPDELWSLGWCIKEAMVKCTGHGLRDSLLQVGFSRWTEQGVVPAAIPWLTDVPEAFSRLITLHPTRPAGGTVTGLIALGRGYALAVLHAAEAASA, from the coding sequence GTGAGCTTGCCAGGAGGCCCGCACATCACCCTCGCGGTGGTGCCCCAGCCCCTCGTGCGCCAGGCGTGGGAGTCCAACCCACAGGGAACACTCGCCACCGTCCTGACCCAAGCGGAGCTTGCCGTGAGCGGGATGCATCGGATGCCCGAGCGCAGGGTGGCGCACCTGGCCGGGAGGGTGGCCGCGAAGTCCGCGCTGCTCCACCAGCTCCAGCTCGGCGGAGTCCCGCTGGCGGCGCACGACCTGGGGCTCTGCCAGATCATGGCGGGCCCTGAGCAGGGACGCCCCATGGCACAGTTGCCACCCGGGTGTCCGGCCTGTGACGTGTCGATCACCCACTCTCACGAGCTGGCGGTGGCCAGCACCACGGAAGGAGGACGCGTGGGCGTCGATCTCGAGCGGGTAAGGCCGCGGGGGCCCGGCTTCCTGGAGGACGTGTTCACCGCCGCCGAGCAAGACTGGCTCATGCACTGCCAGCGTCTCCATGGCCGGACGCCCGATGAGCTGTGGAGCCTGGGCTGGTGCATCAAAGAAGCCATGGTGAAGTGCACGGGGCATGGCCTTCGGGACTCCCTCCTGCAGGTGGGCTTCTCCCGGTGGACGGAGCAGGGAGTGGTGCCCGCCGCCATCCCCTGGCTCACGGATGTGCCAGAGGCCTTCTCGCGGTTGATCACCCTGCACCCTACCCGCCCCGCCGGAGGGACGGTGACGGGGCTCATCGCCCTGGGCCGCGGCTATGCCTTGGCGGTGCTCCACGCCGCAGAGGCAGCCTCGGCATGA